The genomic segment AAACAAATCGCGGCCTTCTGCGGAAAAACGCTCAAGCGGGTCTCGCTTGAGCTCGGAGGCAAGAACGCCCAAATCGTGATGGACGATGCGAACTTGGAACTCGCAGTCGAGGGAGCGCTGTGGGGAGCCTTCGGCACCACGGGTCAGAGGTGCACTGCCACGAGCCGTATCATATTGCACGAGAAGATAAAGGACAAGTTCCTCTCGATGTTCCTCGAAAGAGTGAAGCGACTGAGGCTCGGCAACGGCCTCGACAGCTCAACCGACGTCGGACCTCTGGTCAACAAGGCGCAGAGGGAGCAGATTCATTCCTACGTCGAGATCGGGAAGAAAGATGGGGCAGAGCTTGTTGCGGGCGGAAGACCCTACGAAGAGGGCGAGTGCAGGAAAGGCTGGTTCTTCGAACCAACGGTTTTTGACGGTGTTCTCCGCAAGATGCGCATAGCGCAGGAGGAGATCTTCGGTCCGGTGGTTTCGGTGCTAAAGGCCAAGAGCCTCGCGGAGGCCATCGAGACACTCAACGACAGCAGCTACGGACTCTCTTCTTCCATCTACACCAGTGACGTCAACTCTGCTTTGACCGCAATCAGGGACATCGAGGCCGGCATTACGTACGTGAACGGCCCCACGATAGGTGCAGAGGTTCACTTGCCTTTCGGAGGCGTGAAGGACACCGGAAACGGGCACAGAGAATCCGGTACGGCAGTTCTTGACGTATTTACGGAATGGAAATCCGTCTACATCGAC from the Candidatus Eisenbacteria bacterium genome contains:
- a CDS encoding aldehyde dehydrogenase family protein, encoding MEYKNFINGEWIGAKGKEKFENRNPANWEELIGVFPRSGPEDVDEAVRAAEEAFKKWRLVPAPKRAEIVFRAGELLRKNKEEISRDMTREMGKVLQETRGDTQEGIDTAYYAAGEGRRLFGDTSPAELPNKFAMSIRQPIGVCGIISPWNFPMAIPTWKIFPCLVCGNTVVFKPASDTPLTAVKLVEILMEAGLPSGVINLVHGTGSGVGTPLTEHPRVRLISFTGSSGVGKQIAAFCGKTLKRVSLELGGKNAQIVMDDANLELAVEGALWGAFGTTGQRCTATSRIILHEKIKDKFLSMFLERVKRLRLGNGLDSSTDVGPLVNKAQREQIHSYVEIGKKDGAELVAGGRPYEEGECRKGWFFEPTVFDGVLRKMRIAQEEIFGPVVSVLKAKSLAEAIETLNDSSYGLSSSIYTSDVNSALTAIRDIEAGITYVNGPTIGAEVHLPFGGVKDTGNGHRESGTAVLDVFTEWKSVYIDYSGKLQKAQIDNVPMDQG